The following are from one region of the Paenibacillus bovis genome:
- a CDS encoding family 10 glycosylhydrolase: protein MKKLAYSLSAALLALTIMPWQASTVNAAETAAPVTPLTNEITVQTEANFRNADDVNSFIIKAARNHVSVINMSVKQDSDVNGNSGFAFYNSEIVPEAIGYDSFDALSAVIDKAHEYGIKVRAWVPQAQDKAAIDLNSSWQMRTIDDNGKISSYNGYIGTENHINVFEPAVQQYERSIIKEVVQNYNIDGIVISGLDFDNERVDMNTSTINAFRQSNSFDPRDIDFTKSSSSGKIAQWNNWKAQQMASYIQSISTDVKTIKPELAVGVFTASPDQANSGQDIALFSQYVDFLLPKANYSGLGHSVDWIYNSTGILASTKAKATDKTLIPAVDIIIDTNTATNLYNGLRANQPQVTSINYYATGQWTDAMMNNLGLRSGL from the coding sequence ATGAAAAAACTAGCTTATTCCCTCTCCGCTGCTTTGCTGGCGCTGACTATCATGCCTTGGCAGGCTTCTACTGTCAATGCGGCTGAGACAGCTGCTCCTGTTACACCATTAACCAACGAAATCACCGTGCAGACTGAAGCTAATTTCCGTAATGCAGATGATGTAAATTCCTTCATTATAAAAGCTGCCCGTAATCATGTATCAGTGATTAACATGAGTGTCAAACAGGACAGTGATGTTAATGGTAATTCCGGTTTTGCTTTTTACAATAGTGAGATCGTGCCCGAAGCTATTGGTTACGACAGCTTTGATGCTCTATCTGCTGTGATCGACAAAGCTCACGAATATGGTATCAAAGTACGTGCATGGGTACCACAAGCTCAGGACAAAGCTGCTATCGATCTTAACTCATCCTGGCAAATGCGTACAATTGACGATAACGGCAAAATTTCTTCCTATAATGGTTACATCGGTACAGAAAATCATATTAACGTGTTTGAGCCAGCCGTTCAGCAGTACGAACGCTCTATAATCAAAGAAGTCGTACAGAACTATAATATTGACGGTATCGTAATCAGCGGTCTGGATTTTGATAACGAACGCGTAGATATGAATACTTCTACCATTAATGCTTTCCGTCAATCGAACAGTTTTGATCCTAGAGATATCGACTTTACGAAAAGCAGCAGCAGCGGCAAAATTGCACAATGGAACAATTGGAAAGCCCAACAAATGGCTTCCTACATCCAGTCGATCAGTACTGATGTAAAAACGATCAAGCCAGAGCTTGCTGTGGGTGTTTTCACTGCTTCGCCGGACCAAGCCAATTCCGGTCAGGATATTGCCCTGTTCAGTCAATATGTAGACTTCCTGCTGCCGAAAGCAAACTATAGTGGTCTGGGTCATTCGGTAGACTGGATTTATAATTCTACGGGTATTCTTGCCAGCACCAAAGCCAAAGCAACTGACAAAACACTGATTCCTGCTGTTGATATCATTATTGATACCAATACTGCTACCAATCTGTATAATGGACTCCGTGCTAACCAGCCGCAAGTAACCAGCATTAATTATTATGCAACCGGTCAATGGACAGATGCCATGATGAATAATCTGGGACTGCGCTCTGGCCTGTAA
- a CDS encoding undecaprenyl-diphosphatase, producing the protein MSELDYEIFHWINGGAGYATFWNPLMIFLSKYAVLLFMIGAVVYWFTRARANRRMITEALVSAAIGVTVNWVLGELFYRDRPFVNHEVIQLVHHEANASFPSTHSLGSFVIAMTIWQFRRRDGWMWLVLAAGIALSRVWTGVHYPGDVLAGACIGILVSVLVHRLFTRISLANSLMELGIYGYERLEMKIWPRSRRRSRHHSMHR; encoded by the coding sequence ATGTCAGAGCTGGACTATGAGATTTTTCACTGGATTAATGGAGGAGCAGGTTACGCGACCTTCTGGAATCCGTTAATGATTTTTCTTTCAAAATACGCGGTATTGCTATTTATGATTGGAGCTGTGGTCTATTGGTTTACACGTGCGCGAGCGAATCGGCGCATGATTACCGAAGCATTGGTATCGGCTGCGATCGGTGTGACGGTAAACTGGGTGCTGGGCGAACTATTTTACAGGGATCGACCTTTTGTAAATCATGAAGTGATCCAGTTGGTTCATCATGAAGCCAATGCTTCTTTTCCCAGCACACATTCCCTTGGATCTTTTGTGATTGCTATGACCATCTGGCAGTTCCGTCGCCGTGACGGATGGATGTGGCTGGTACTGGCAGCGGGTATTGCGCTCAGTCGGGTATGGACCGGAGTACATTATCCGGGAGACGTACTGGCAGGAGCCTGTATTGGTATACTTGTATCGGTGCTGGTACATCGCTTGTTTACTCGCATATCGCTGGCTAACAGCCTGATGGAGCTTGGTATTTATGGATATGAACGTCTGGAAATGAAAATATGGCCCCGTTCCCGAAGACGAAGCCGTCATCATTCTATGCATAGATAA
- a CDS encoding threonine synthase, giving the protein MPYSYASHLKCPVCGNEYDLHEIHQLCECGSPLLVEYDLERLQQEVDIQLLQERKPDLWRYHELLPVASEDNVVTLGEGMTPLLNMPALGAHYGIDHLYMKDESLIPTGSFKARGAAVGISRAKELGVEEFAMPTNGNAGAAWALYAARAGMRATIVMPQDAPMITRSEVALAGASLYLVNGLISDAGKMVAEKVQRQGVYDASTLKEPYRIEGKKTMGLEIAEQLGWTMPDVILYPTGGGVGLIGIHKAMQELKAIGWITGSLPRLVAVQAEGCAPIVKAWQEKKERSEFWEESTTVAFGINVPKALGDFLVLRALYETDGVAIAVSDQELLQVQQEVAAMEGAFVCPEGAATFAAAKRLAVEGWIHPGESVVVLNTGAGIKYPDTVQTEAPILEIGDSIL; this is encoded by the coding sequence ATGCCATACAGCTATGCTTCACATCTAAAATGCCCAGTCTGCGGCAATGAATACGATTTGCATGAGATTCATCAATTATGCGAGTGCGGTTCGCCGCTGCTGGTGGAATATGATCTGGAACGTCTGCAGCAGGAGGTCGATATCCAGCTGCTCCAGGAACGCAAGCCTGATCTGTGGAGATATCATGAACTGCTGCCTGTTGCTTCAGAGGATAATGTAGTGACACTGGGCGAAGGGATGACTCCGCTGCTGAATATGCCTGCTCTCGGAGCCCATTACGGAATAGATCATCTGTATATGAAGGATGAGAGTCTGATACCGACCGGAAGCTTCAAAGCACGTGGAGCAGCAGTAGGAATCTCGCGAGCCAAAGAGCTTGGTGTAGAGGAATTTGCGATGCCGACCAATGGCAATGCCGGTGCAGCCTGGGCATTGTATGCGGCAAGAGCCGGTATGCGGGCGACGATCGTCATGCCGCAGGATGCGCCGATGATTACCCGCAGTGAAGTGGCATTGGCAGGTGCTTCGCTGTATCTGGTCAACGGGTTGATCAGTGATGCCGGGAAAATGGTCGCCGAAAAGGTACAGCGGCAGGGAGTCTACGATGCGTCTACGCTCAAGGAGCCTTACCGGATTGAAGGCAAAAAAACGATGGGACTGGAAATTGCAGAGCAGTTGGGCTGGACGATGCCGGATGTTATTCTTTATCCAACCGGTGGTGGTGTAGGTCTGATCGGTATTCATAAGGCAATGCAGGAACTGAAAGCGATAGGATGGATCACCGGCAGCTTGCCTCGTCTTGTTGCGGTGCAGGCTGAAGGATGTGCGCCAATCGTCAAAGCCTGGCAGGAGAAAAAAGAACGATCCGAATTCTGGGAAGAATCGACGACCGTTGCTTTTGGCATCAATGTACCCAAAGCGCTGGGCGATTTTCTTGTTCTGCGAGCCCTGTATGAGACCGATGGAGTAGCCATCGCGGTATCGGATCAGGAACTGCTCCAGGTGCAGCAGGAAGTGGCAGCTATGGAAGGTGCTTTTGTATGCCCGGAAGGAGCAGCCACCTTTGCAGCAGCCAAGCGACTTGCTGTCGAGGGCTGGATTCATCCCGGCGAATCCGTGGTCGTATTGAATACAGGAGCAGGAATCAAATACCCGGACACGGTTCAGACAGAAGCGCCGATACTGGAAATAGGAGATTCCATATTGTAA
- a CDS encoding response regulator gives MYNILIVDEEPMMIQLLMKLMMSSGLNIGHIYTTPSGKEALTYARECHIDLLICDVHTRDLSGIELMQQLRMLQPHIQLIVISAHEQFEYAQTAIRLGVRSYLIKPLDSEQFLDCIREVLIHLDKPAVSEGRIEQPVYNMPDHSARFKMERLPERHYELLNRLLTGSIHIDEQQLLQQYLPLKGPYYAMLKMNFAGVPFAGQPDDYRWLCYAIWNVTEELLEVEDQENTLIFESGDQELSVIFQWRETDAADRMSHIIRQLEALGQSLHFHIHKFLRIPCVIGISQILRGIHFLGQLNTQTDRAIDLHQEYQDHYVFYYGKYHWKTIRPVEEAETECLRNNMIVSQVKAYIDQCYNQKGLTIHEVARKNHVSPNYLSYLFKKYTGFKLWEYVIKLRMEESRQLLTRTDLRRYEVADKVGYESPEHFSKIFKKYYGISPSEFKQLQV, from the coding sequence GTGTATAACATTCTGATAGTGGATGAAGAACCGATGATGATCCAGCTTTTAATGAAATTAATGATGTCCTCCGGTCTGAATATAGGGCATATCTATACAACCCCCAGCGGTAAGGAAGCGCTTACTTATGCTCGCGAATGCCATATAGATCTGCTGATCTGTGATGTACATACCCGGGATTTATCCGGTATTGAGCTTATGCAGCAGCTGCGTATGCTGCAGCCCCATATTCAATTGATTGTAATATCGGCGCATGAACAGTTTGAGTATGCTCAGACAGCTATTCGGCTTGGGGTACGCAGTTATCTGATCAAACCGCTGGATTCCGAGCAGTTCCTTGATTGTATTCGCGAAGTACTTATTCATTTGGATAAGCCTGCTGTATCGGAGGGCAGGATCGAACAGCCGGTATACAATATGCCTGACCATTCAGCCCGTTTCAAAATGGAACGACTGCCCGAGCGTCATTATGAACTGCTCAATAGACTGCTGACTGGTTCGATCCATATCGATGAACAGCAGCTGCTGCAGCAGTATTTGCCATTGAAAGGGCCCTACTATGCGATGCTCAAAATGAATTTTGCCGGCGTTCCTTTTGCGGGTCAGCCGGATGATTATCGGTGGCTGTGTTATGCGATATGGAATGTAACGGAAGAGCTGCTGGAAGTGGAGGATCAGGAAAATACACTTATTTTTGAGTCGGGTGATCAGGAACTGAGTGTTATTTTTCAGTGGAGAGAAACAGATGCGGCAGACCGCATGTCCCATATTATTCGCCAGCTCGAAGCGCTCGGTCAGAGTCTGCATTTTCATATTCACAAGTTTTTGCGTATTCCCTGTGTGATAGGGATTAGCCAGATTCTCAGAGGAATTCATTTTTTGGGGCAACTGAATACACAGACCGACCGAGCTATTGATCTGCATCAGGAATATCAGGATCATTATGTGTTTTATTATGGCAAGTACCACTGGAAAACGATACGACCGGTAGAAGAAGCCGAGACAGAATGTCTGCGCAATAATATGATTGTATCCCAGGTCAAAGCCTATATTGATCAATGTTACAACCAGAAAGGGCTGACTATTCATGAAGTTGCCCGCAAAAATCATGTCAGTCCCAATTATCTCAGTTATCTATTCAAAAAATACACCGGATTCAAGCTATGGGAATATGTAATCAAGCTGCGAATGGAAGAAAGCCGCCAACTGCTGACCCGTACCGATCTGCGCCGTTATGAAGTAGCAGATAAAGTGGGCTATGAATCGCCGGAGCATTTTAGCAAAATATTCAAAAAATATTATGGTATTAGTCCGAGCGAATTCAAGCAGCTCCAGGTCTGA
- a CDS encoding DUF3243 domain-containing protein, producing the protein MSEQPHVVNKAGQVSTDQVEPVMDRISDDRKKQILDDFENFKSYLGKRIRMAESIGLSEESMAKVAQKIADYLAKHEEPQNSEEKLLYELWKVGDEDQRHKLAHMLVRMVQADKA; encoded by the coding sequence ATGTCAGAACAACCACATGTAGTGAACAAAGCTGGACAAGTTTCCACTGATCAGGTAGAACCGGTAATGGACCGAATCAGCGATGATCGCAAAAAGCAGATTCTGGACGACTTCGAGAATTTCAAATCCTACCTCGGCAAACGTATTCGTATGGCGGAAAGTATCGGATTGAGTGAAGAAAGCATGGCCAAAGTCGCGCAAAAGATCGCTGATTATCTGGCCAAGCATGAAGAACCACAAAACAGCGAAGAAAAACTGCTGTATGAACTTTGGAAAGTCGGCGATGAAGATCAGCGTCACAAACTGGCACATATGCTGGTACGTATGGTACAGGCAGATAAAGCGTAA
- the cls gene encoding cardiolipin synthase, whose protein sequence is MADFYAHFSWILLVINLFLALFIVFLERRNVGATWAWLMVLLFIPIAGFLVYLFLGQNLSRVKRFRLRKEFRSIIESVVEDQRIEFKEKKFKFNDHSISRYHELVHLHLISNYSLYTQDNAVRIFADGREKFDALFEDIAKAQDYIHIQYYIIQKDDLGRRLLDLLTAKALEGVTVRLIYDAWGSSKVNKAFLKDFVAAGGHAAAFFPPSIPLINFKVNYRNHRKVVIIDGLIGYIGGFNVGDEYLGLVKKFGYWRDTHLRVEGSSILQMQTHFLRDWHLALNTHMSGDFSLFAVSKPFTGNIGMQIVSSGPDSSLETIKYSYIKMMYEAKESIMIQTPYFIPDESMVTAMKSAILSGVQVHLMIPKKPDHQMVYWASYSYLRELLELDVHCYLYEKGFLHAKTMVIDGKIASVGTANMDIRSYKLNFEINAVVYDSQTAKKLEDLFLKDILDSEVLTLDDYNNRPLYQKTVESFARLLSPIL, encoded by the coding sequence ATGGCCGATTTTTATGCGCATTTCTCCTGGATTTTGCTTGTGATCAACCTTTTTCTTGCGCTGTTTATCGTATTTCTCGAACGCCGCAATGTAGGAGCAACCTGGGCCTGGCTTATGGTACTGCTTTTTATTCCGATTGCAGGCTTCCTTGTCTACCTGTTTTTGGGACAAAATCTTAGCCGTGTCAAACGTTTTCGCCTCCGTAAGGAATTCCGCTCTATTATCGAATCTGTCGTAGAAGATCAGCGGATTGAATTTAAAGAAAAAAAGTTCAAATTCAATGACCACTCTATCAGTCGGTATCATGAGCTGGTACATCTTCATCTCATCAGCAATTATTCGCTGTATACGCAGGATAATGCTGTACGCATATTTGCAGATGGACGTGAGAAATTCGATGCACTGTTTGAAGATATCGCCAAGGCACAGGATTATATTCATATTCAATATTATATTATTCAAAAGGATGATCTCGGCCGCAGACTGCTGGATCTGCTGACAGCAAAAGCTCTGGAAGGAGTTACGGTTCGTCTGATCTATGATGCCTGGGGCAGCTCCAAAGTGAACAAAGCGTTTCTCAAGGACTTTGTAGCAGCAGGCGGACATGCAGCAGCCTTTTTCCCGCCGAGTATTCCGCTGATCAATTTCAAAGTCAATTACCGCAATCATCGCAAGGTTGTTATTATTGACGGACTGATCGGTTATATTGGCGGCTTTAATGTAGGAGATGAATATCTGGGTCTGGTAAAGAAATTCGGTTACTGGCGCGATACCCATCTGCGTGTAGAAGGTTCTTCTATTCTGCAGATGCAGACACATTTCTTGCGCGACTGGCATCTTGCCCTGAATACACATATGTCTGGCGATTTCTCATTGTTTGCAGTATCCAAGCCTTTTACCGGCAATATTGGTATGCAGATTGTATCCAGTGGACCCGATAGCAGTCTGGAGACGATCAAATACTCTTATATCAAAATGATGTATGAAGCCAAGGAAAGCATCATGATTCAGACACCTTATTTTATTCCGGATGAGAGTATGGTAACAGCGATGAAATCGGCGATTCTCTCAGGTGTACAAGTGCATCTGATGATCCCCAAAAAACCGGATCACCAGATGGTCTACTGGGCTTCCTACTCGTATTTACGTGAACTGCTGGAGCTTGATGTACATTGTTATCTCTATGAAAAAGGCTTTCTTCATGCCAAAACAATGGTTATTGACGGCAAGATCGCTTCAGTTGGAACAGCAAACATGGATATCCGCAGCTATAAGCTGAATTTTGAGATTAATGCGGTCGTTTACGATAGTCAAACTGCCAAAAAGCTGGAAGATCTATTCCTCAAGGATATACTCGACAGCGAAGTATTGACGCTGGATGATTATAATAATCGTCCACTCTATCAGAAAACGGTCGAATCCTTTGCACGCCTGTTATCACCGATTCTGTAA
- a CDS encoding DUF3219 family protein, with protein MTHSDTPVLIRLGDLEIQATQYEDKLFSPSGNSSEPERKWISFDFVITGGQEYHDVTTLLYHPTVEVQVPDRQLQFQAAVHNYFTSVPRLEKDSDTVDVHLELIETIPSNG; from the coding sequence ATGACTCATTCCGATACCCCTGTGTTAATCCGGCTGGGCGATCTGGAGATTCAGGCGACTCAGTACGAGGACAAACTTTTTTCTCCTTCCGGGAATTCCAGTGAGCCGGAACGTAAATGGATTTCATTTGATTTTGTAATTACCGGCGGGCAGGAATATCATGATGTAACAACTCTTCTATACCATCCAACGGTAGAAGTTCAGGTGCCTGATCGTCAGCTGCAATTCCAGGCAGCTGTTCACAACTATTTCACTTCGGTTCCCCGGCTGGAGAAGGACAGCGATACGGTGGATGTTCATCTGGAGTTGATCGAGACAATTCCTAGCAATGGATAG
- a CDS encoding NAD(P)/FAD-dependent oxidoreductase — translation MQQLELYDVTIIGGGPAGLYSAFYSGMRDLKTKIIEYNPTLGGKILMYPEKIIWDVGGVPPISGEGLIRNLTEQAMVFEPTVVLDQQITRLERQPDGTIVLLSNTGEVHYTRTVILAMGHGIPKMRKLELAGADRYEVTNLHYTVQELNIFAGKHVVISGGGNSAVDWANALQPLAASITVVHRREEFGGHERNVLQMKQNCSRVLTSYELTGLQGKGSLVEQVTIKHIETGEEETLSVDAVIVNHGLTTDLSPLLSWGIQMDEHGKPIVDEKRQTNLPGVFAAGDLIHYDGKLHLISGALVDGATAVNSVKKYLEPEAYDQAYVSSHNKKFAEKNRQLEQQPVSSGL, via the coding sequence ATGCAGCAGCTTGAATTATATGATGTGACGATAATCGGAGGCGGACCGGCCGGTTTGTATAGTGCTTTTTATAGTGGAATGCGTGATCTGAAAACAAAAATTATAGAATATAATCCAACACTGGGCGGCAAAATCCTGATGTATCCTGAAAAGATTATCTGGGATGTAGGCGGTGTACCTCCGATTAGTGGAGAAGGACTGATTCGCAATCTGACGGAACAGGCTATGGTATTTGAGCCAACAGTTGTACTCGATCAGCAGATTACCCGATTAGAGCGTCAGCCGGATGGCACGATCGTACTGCTCTCCAATACAGGAGAAGTTCATTATACACGTACAGTGATTCTGGCTATGGGGCATGGTATTCCCAAAATGCGCAAGCTGGAACTCGCTGGAGCCGATCGATATGAAGTTACCAATCTGCATTATACCGTACAGGAATTGAATATTTTTGCCGGCAAACATGTAGTCATTTCCGGTGGTGGCAATTCTGCGGTGGACTGGGCCAATGCTCTGCAGCCGCTGGCAGCGAGTATTACTGTAGTACATCGGAGAGAAGAGTTCGGTGGACACGAGCGCAATGTACTGCAGATGAAGCAAAATTGTTCACGGGTACTCACTTCCTATGAACTGACTGGACTTCAGGGCAAAGGAAGCCTGGTGGAACAAGTAACAATTAAGCATATTGAGACGGGAGAAGAGGAGACGCTGTCTGTTGATGCGGTTATCGTCAATCACGGGCTGACGACGGATCTCAGTCCGCTGCTAAGTTGGGGAATACAAATGGATGAGCATGGCAAACCTATAGTCGATGAAAAGCGTCAGACCAATCTTCCTGGCGTATTCGCAGCCGGTGATTTGATTCACTATGATGGCAAGCTGCACCTGATCAGCGGAGCATTGGTTGATGGAGCCACCGCAGTGAACAGTGTCAAAAAATACCTGGAGCCCGAAGCGTATGATCAGGCTTATGTATCTTCCCATAACAAGAAATTTGCAGAGAAAAACCGTCAGCTTGAACAGCAGCCGGTATCATCAGGATTATAG
- a CDS encoding amidohydrolase encodes MSIQIRNATIVTMCSAYPEPFQGDVILKGDRIEAIIPATSTEYNSPYPAAPEAEIEVQVIDGTGMAVMPGLINAHQHTPMNLLKGFSDDLKLMDWLEQKMFPAEARMTAEDIYWGSKLSMAEMIRSGTTTFADMYIHMDEIANAVTETGMRASLTRGLVFGDDRSNERIREAIDLVERWQGGADGRITTMFGPHAPYTCPPEKLREVITLAEQYERPIHIHLAETTEEVSIIREKYGQTPTEYLYQLGLFEHLHVMLAHGVHLNQRDIGYLRGMRGGVVHNPVSNLKLGCGIAPIVALQLQGITVGLGTDGAGSATTLDMFAEIKAAAWLQKLDYGDPTRMSAYDTLQLATTGSARLLGLDHEVGTLEAGKKADLILINLNQPHLQPVHHLYSILAYAAVGGDVHTTIVNGQVLMHNRQLLTMDEPTVLHEAHTRAKRIVEGI; translated from the coding sequence ATGAGCATCCAAATTCGTAATGCGACTATTGTAACGATGTGCAGTGCTTATCCAGAGCCTTTTCAAGGAGACGTCATACTGAAAGGGGACCGGATTGAGGCAATTATCCCTGCGACAAGTACAGAATATAATTCCCCTTATCCTGCCGCGCCAGAAGCAGAGATAGAAGTACAGGTCATTGACGGAACTGGTATGGCGGTAATGCCCGGACTGATTAATGCTCATCAGCATACTCCAATGAATCTGCTCAAAGGATTCTCGGATGATCTGAAACTGATGGACTGGCTGGAGCAGAAAATGTTCCCGGCGGAAGCAAGAATGACTGCAGAGGATATCTACTGGGGCAGTAAATTGTCTATGGCCGAAATGATTCGCTCCGGTACTACAACATTTGCCGATATGTATATTCATATGGATGAGATTGCGAATGCGGTGACAGAGACTGGTATGCGAGCCTCCCTGACACGCGGACTTGTTTTTGGAGATGATCGTTCGAATGAGCGTATCCGGGAAGCGATTGATCTGGTAGAGCGCTGGCAGGGAGGGGCAGATGGCCGAATTACGACTATGTTCGGCCCACATGCTCCATATACTTGTCCGCCGGAAAAACTGCGTGAAGTGATTACCCTGGCCGAACAGTATGAGCGTCCTATTCATATCCACTTGGCGGAGACGACCGAGGAAGTATCCATAATCCGGGAAAAATACGGGCAGACGCCAACAGAATATTTGTATCAGCTGGGTTTGTTCGAGCATCTCCATGTTATGCTGGCACATGGCGTACATCTGAATCAACGGGATATTGGTTATCTGCGAGGAATGAGAGGAGGCGTTGTCCATAATCCGGTCAGTAATCTAAAGCTGGGCTGTGGTATCGCTCCAATCGTAGCCTTGCAGCTGCAGGGGATTACGGTAGGTCTGGGCACCGATGGTGCCGGCAGTGCGACTACTCTCGATATGTTCGCCGAGATCAAAGCGGCAGCTTGGCTGCAAAAATTGGATTATGGCGATCCTACCCGGATGTCTGCCTACGATACGTTGCAGTTGGCTACAACCGGAAGTGCACGGCTGCTCGGTCTGGATCATGAGGTGGGTACTCTGGAAGCAGGCAAAAAGGCAGATTTAATCCTGATTAATCTGAATCAGCCTCACCTGCAGCCTGTGCATCATCTCTATTCGATACTTGCTTATGCAGCTGTTGGAGGAGATGTGCATACGACTATTGTAAATGGACAGGTGCTCATGCATAATCGTCAGCTGCTGACTATGGATGAGCCTACTGTATTGCATGAAGCCCATACAAGAGCAAAGCGGATTGTAGAAGGTATTTGA
- the thrS gene encoding threonine--tRNA ligase, with product MSNLQSIHIQLPNGSVREIPFGSSAGEVAASISSSLGKSAIAAKVNGQLVDLHTPLHAPSELEIITADNELSLPIYRLSAAHILAQAIKRLYGAEQVRLGIGLAVADGFYYDFELDRPLSSADFQEIEQEMQRIIAENLPIHRKELNREEAISLFTAQGEHYKLEMIADQAEELSFSVYEQGEFIDLDRGPHLPSTGKLQAFKLMSVAGAYWRGDASKPVLQRIYGTAFANKAQLQAHLQLLEEARKRDHRKLGRELKLFMFSEEAPGMPFYLPRGMALRTELENFSRKQQLSRGYQEVRTPIMMNQQLWEQSGHWDHYKDNMYFSQVDQESFALKPMNCPGHMLIYKNELHSYRDLPIRMMEFGQVHRHEFSGALNGMMRVRTFCQDDAHIYVLPEQIESEIHQAIELIDDMYAVFGFQYEIELSTRPEDSMGSEELWDQAEQALRNVLDARGVEYRLNEGDGAFYGPKIDFHILDALKRSWQCGTIQLDFQMPEKFDLSYIGEDSQRHRPVVIHRAIYGSVDRFLGILTEHYAGAFPLWLAPVQARILPVSDHYLDYALQVKKILADAGFRIDADSSNNKLGYKMREAQQEKIPYILVVGEKEQQSGSVNVRKYNEDAQQMIAIDEIIVHLQAQIDQKSELHHR from the coding sequence ATGTCTAATTTACAGTCAATCCATATTCAACTCCCTAACGGTTCTGTCCGCGAGATTCCTTTCGGTAGTTCAGCTGGAGAAGTCGCTGCTTCTATCAGCAGCAGCCTTGGCAAAAGTGCCATTGCAGCCAAAGTGAACGGACAGCTCGTAGATCTTCATACACCTTTGCATGCTCCTAGTGAACTTGAGATTATTACAGCAGATAATGAATTGAGCCTGCCTATTTACCGACTCAGTGCTGCTCATATTCTGGCCCAGGCGATTAAGCGGCTGTATGGTGCAGAGCAGGTTAGACTCGGAATCGGCCTTGCAGTAGCTGATGGGTTTTATTATGATTTCGAGCTGGATCGTCCTCTCTCTTCTGCTGATTTTCAGGAGATTGAACAGGAAATGCAGCGAATTATTGCCGAGAATCTCCCTATTCACCGCAAGGAACTGAATCGGGAAGAGGCCATTTCGTTATTCACTGCTCAGGGCGAGCATTACAAGCTAGAGATGATCGCGGATCAGGCCGAAGAGCTATCCTTCTCCGTCTATGAGCAGGGTGAATTTATTGATCTGGATCGTGGTCCTCATTTACCTTCTACAGGCAAATTGCAGGCATTCAAGCTAATGAGTGTAGCGGGAGCTTACTGGCGCGGCGATGCATCGAAGCCAGTATTACAGCGTATTTATGGGACTGCTTTTGCCAATAAAGCGCAGCTGCAAGCTCATCTGCAGCTACTGGAAGAAGCACGCAAGCGGGATCATCGCAAACTGGGTCGGGAGCTCAAATTGTTTATGTTCTCGGAAGAAGCACCCGGCATGCCATTTTATCTGCCACGCGGCATGGCGCTGCGTACGGAGCTGGAAAATTTCTCACGCAAACAGCAGTTAAGCCGCGGTTATCAGGAAGTTCGCACACCGATCATGATGAATCAGCAGCTGTGGGAACAATCCGGTCACTGGGATCATTACAAGGACAATATGTATTTTTCCCAGGTTGATCAGGAAAGTTTTGCGCTCAAGCCAATGAATTGCCCGGGGCATATGCTCATTTACAAAAACGAATTGCACTCTTATCGTGATCTGCCGATTCGTATGATGGAATTCGGGCAGGTGCATCGTCATGAATTCTCGGGTGCTTTAAACGGAATGATGCGAGTACGTACATTCTGTCAGGATGATGCTCATATCTATGTGCTGCCTGAGCAGATCGAATCCGAGATTCACCAAGCGATAGAGCTTATCGATGATATGTATGCTGTTTTTGGTTTCCAGTACGAGATCGAGCTCTCTACTCGCCCGGAAGATTCTATGGGATCCGAGGAACTGTGGGATCAGGCAGAGCAGGCGCTGCGCAATGTATTGGACGCGCGCGGCGTGGAATATCGTCTGAATGAAGGCGATGGAGCCTTTTATGGTCCAAAAATCGATTTTCATATTCTCGATGCGCTCAAGCGCAGTTGGCAGTGCGGTACTATTCAGCTGGATTTTCAGATGCCGGAAAAATTTGATCTCTCCTATATTGGAGAAGACAGCCAGCGACATCGTCCTGTAGTAATTCACCGGGCAATCTATGGATCGGTAGACCGCTTCCTGGGTATTCTCACTGAACATTATGCAGGTGCTTTCCCTCTCTGGCTCGCTCCCGTGCAGGCCCGAATCCTGCCTGTATCCGATCATTATCTGGATTACGCTTTGCAAGTAAAAAAAATCCTAGCGGATGCCGGTTTTCGAATCGATGCCGATAGTAGCAACAACAAGCTGGGTTACAAAATGCGTGAAGCCCAACAGGAGAAGATTCCCTATATCCTGGTCGTTGGAGAAAAGGAACAGCAGTCTGGCAGTGTGAATGTACGCAAATACAACGAAGATGCCCAGCAAATGATTGCTATAGATGAAATTATTGTACATCTGCAAGCGCAAATTGATCAAAAATCCGAATTGCATCATCGCTGA